The Lewinellaceae bacterium DNA window CCTTCCATATGTTACCTCTTCAATACCGAATTTGTTCATCCTATTAAAAGAAAAGAAATGTCATTCAAATTACCAGATCTACCCTACGCATTTGATGCTCTGGAGCCCAATATTGATGCACGCACCATGGAGATCCACCATGACAAGCACCATGCCGGCTACACCAATAATCTGAATAATGCCATTGCAGGTGGTCCGCTGGAAGGCAAATCCATCGAGGAGATCCTGGCTCATGTTTCCGGTCATTCAGCAGCAGTCCGCAACAACGGCGGTGGTTTTTACAACCACAGTTTGTTCTGGACGGTGATGTCACCCAACGGAGGCGGTGAACCAACCGGAGCATTGGCGGATGCCATCCAAAAACACATCGGTACCTTTGCCGAATTCAAAGATGCTTTTTCACGCGCTGCCGCCACCCAGTTTGGCTCGGGATGGGCCTGGTTGCTGGTTGATAAGGCCGGACACCTTGCCGTTACCAACACCCCGAATCAGGACAATCCCCTGATGGATGTCACCAATGTACAGGGTACACCGATCCTGGGCTTGGACGTATGGGAACATGCCTATTATCTCAATTATCAAAACCGTCGTCCGGACTACATCTCGGCATTCTTTAACGTGATCAACTGGGGTGAAGTCGCCCGGCGATACGACGCAGCGAAGAAATAACTGCCATTCCTTAATAATTCATCCTTCACGATAAGGTGGTTTCCCCGGAAATCACCTTTTTTTATTCCTGCAGGGTTGCTATCTTAAGCCGCTTAAGTAAAGAACTGGAACTATGCGTTTAAGAAGGATTACAACCTACCCCACCCTGATTTCTTTTGTTCTCACTATCATCGGCGCCATGACTACCCTGTCCGCGCAGACAGAAAAAAAAGCCATGGACTGGACCGTATGGGGTACCTGGAACCAAATCGAACAGGTCTCGGTCGGCACCAACGGCGAATGGATGATCTACAAACTGGTGCCTGGACAGGGCAACGCCACCCTGATCGCTTACAATACCAAGGACCAATCCGAATTCCGCTATCCCAGAGTTAAGAAAGTTGCCCTGAGTTACGATGGCAAAACTGCCGCATTTATCCAGACCCAGGACTGGGATGCTCACCGGGATATGGAACGGAAAAAGGTGAAAGATGATGCATTTCCTCCCGACACACTGGTTATCCTGTCGCTGAATTCTCAATTCAAGAAGCGGATCCCAAACGTGAAAAACTTTGAAGCGCCGGATAAATGGGGTGGTTTTATAGCCTACCAACGTTACGACTCCAAGGACCGCAAACGCAAAGACCTGACCCTTTACTTATACGACACAAAGGATGAGTCAACCGACAGCATCGCCAATGTGACCCAGTATACTCTGGCGGAAGAGACCCCGTTCCTGGCAGCCGTCGTCGATGGTCCGGACAGCCTCAATACGGACGGCATCGTGCATTACGATACCGAACTGCACCAGCGTCGCACCATCTTACAGGCTAAAGGAAAATATTCCCAGCTTGTCCTGCACCGGCTGGGCAGGCAGGGCGCGGTCATCCTGGACGCAGATACAACCAAAGCAGCCATACGCCCCTATGAATTGATCTATTGGTCAGGTACACTGGCTAACCCAACCATCGTACATTCCCAAACAGAGGTTCCCGAGCCCACCACACTGCCCCTGATCTCCGCAGATTATAAACCCCGGTTTTCTGATGATGGAACCAAACTCTTCTTTGGCACACGTACAGAACCCATCCTCCAGGACACCGCAATTCTGGATGATGAGGTGGTCAGTGTAGAGGTATGGAGTTATAATGAAGGGAAATTGTACACCCAGCAAGAGGTGGATCTTGAAGACGAGAAAAAGCGCTCCTACCTGGCCATGGTCGATTTGCTATCCGGGAAGGTCATGCAGGTCGCCGATCTGAAAGCGCCGGAAGCACGACTGAATTCTACAGCCAATGCCCGCTACGCCGTCGTGATGGATCCTTCACCCTATGCCGAGCTCGTATCATGGGAAGGCGATGAATACAAGGACATCTATGTCCGTGACCTGTCATCCGGCCTGCTGCAACCGGTTGCTAAAAAGATCGCCGGCTTCCCACAACTCTCTCCGGGAGGTCAATTCATCACCTGGTATAATGATCCTGATTCGGCCTGGTTCTCGTACCACATCACCGCACAAAATCTGGTGGAGATCACCACGAATGATTCCGTACGCTATTACCAGGAAATACACGATGAGCCCAGTCACCCCGGATCATACGGCATCGCCGGATGGGCTAAGGATGATGAAGCACTTTTCCTTTACGATCGTTTTGACCTGTGGCAGATCGACCCACGAGGCAGAGCCAAACCAGTACGGTTGACCAATGGGCGCGAGCAAAAAATGCGCTACCGTTACCTGCGCCTGGATCCGGAGGAGAAATTCCTTCCCACCCTCGGTCCCTGGTGGTTTGAGACGTTCGATGAAACAACCAAGCATGGCGGATATGCACGTCTGGACACCTGGCAACCGCTGTCACCCATGCGATCCATCATCCAGGATTCGTTTGCCTTTGATGGCCTGCGCGTAGCTGAAAAGGCACCGGTCTATTTCTTCACCAAGGAGAATTTCAAAACCTTTCCGGATCTCTGGATGACCACGGACTGGACACATTATCAGCGCATCAGCAATGCCAATCCACAACAATCCATGTACCGGTGGGGCGATATATCCCTGTACCACTGGTATTCCGATGACGGGGAATTACTGGAAGGGATGCTGGTGAAACCGGAAGGATTTGACCCCACCAAACAATATCCGATGATCGTAAACTTTTACGAAAAAAGTTCGGATGGACTGATGCAATACCGGACGATCGACCCCAACCGGTCCCAGATCGTCTATCCGTATTACGCCAGCAAAGGGTATGTCATCTTCAATCCAAATATCCCTTACAAGATCGGTTATCCCGGTGAGTCTGCCTTCAATGCGGTTATGTCGGGTATTACCTCGCTACTCAATACCGGATTCATCGATCCGAACCGCGTAGGTGTACAGGGACACAGCTGGGGAGGCTACCAGATCGCCCAGATGATCACCCGGACCAAACTATTCCGCTGTGCGGAGTCAGGCGCTCCCGTGGTCAATATGTTCAGCGCGTATGGAGGCATCCGCTGGGGCAGCGGCATGAGCCGGGAATTCCAGTACGAGCACACTCAAAGCCGCATCGGTGGTACCATCTGGGACTATCCATTGCGTTTTCTTGAAAATTCACCATTGTTCTTCCTCGACAAGATCGAGACTCCCGTCCTCATATTGCATAACGATAACGACAGTGCCGTGCCGTGGTACCAGGGCATCGAATTTTTTACCGGGTTACGGCGTTTAAATAAACCGGCGTGGTTGTTGAACTACAACGGAGAGCCACACTGGCCTCTCAAATGGCAAAACCGGGTAGATTTTCAACACCGCATGTCACAGTTCTTTGATCATTACCTGCAGGATGGGCCGGTACCGCTGTGGATGCAGCAAGGGGTGCCTGCCATTGAAAAAGGGATCAACCAGCGGTTTGAGACCTCTGCCGGTGATGATAAGCATTAAGAAGAAGCTTTCAGATTATGGCAAATAACAGACGGACATTCATCAAGCAAGCAGCGCAGCTGGCCATTGGTTTTGCCGGCCTGGAAACACTTCTCAACCAATGGATGGACGGCTGCACACAGCTGGAACAGCTCCCAAATTTCATCTACCCGTATGGACCACTCCGCACCGATACCCGTGGTGTCCTCAGTCTGCCAAACGGATTCCGCTATGAGATCATTTCACGCGCCGGGCAACGGATGTCTGATGGATTTTTCACGCCGGACAAAGCTGATGGTATGGCAACATTTCGTGGTCCGGACGGAACAGTGATTGTAATCAGGAACCACGAACTCATGCCCAACGACCAGGGGCCCTATGGTGTTGGAAACCGCCAGTATGACCGGCTGACTCCATCCCAGGTATACGATAGCGGGGCTAGTGGCACCGTCTGTCAGGGAGGCACGACCACCCTGGTCTATGACGAAGAAAAAGAGAAGGTGGTTGAATCCTACCTGAGTCTGGCAGGCACCCTTCGGAATTGTGCAGGAGGACCCACTCCCTGGAATTCCTGGATTACCTGTGAAGAAGTGGTCGTCAACGCGAATGAAAAGCTCATGCAGGACCATGGGTATAATTTTGAGGTGCCCGCTTCCCGTGAAGTACACCTTGCCGAGCCGTTCCCACTCAAAGCGATGGGTCGCTTCAATCATGAAGCCATCTGCGTTGATCCGGATACCGGCATCGTCTACGAGACCGAAGATCGTCACGACGGTTTGATCTACCGGTTTCTTCCCGACGAGCCCGGGAATCTGCGGGCCGGAGGACGTCTGCAAGCTTTAAAATTCAAGGAACATTCATCCTTCGACATCCGCAACTGGGAGGGTGAGCCGATACCGGTGGGTACCACTTTTAGTGTTGAATGGATCGACATGGACGAGGTGGAGTCGCCAAACGATGATCTCCGTGCCCGGGGATCCATGCTGGGAGCCGTAAAATTTGCCCGGGGTGAAGGCATGTGGTTTGGCGCCGATGGCCTGGTGTACTGGGCATGTACCAATGGCGGCAAAGAGCAACTGGGACAGCTGTTTCGTTACCACCCCAGCCCTTACGAAGGCACCAGCCGTGAAGCGGAAGACCCCGGACAACTGGTCCTTATGCTGGAACCCAATGACGCACGGATCCTGAAGAATGCCGACAACCTCACCATGGCACCGTGGGGTGACCTGATCATCTGTGAGGATAATGAAGCGCCCCGCATCGTGGGGGTGACACCGGAAGGCAAGGTTTACCATCTGGCCGAAAACATCGGATATGCCTCCGAATTCGCCGGATGTACCTTCTCACCCAGCGGTAAAACCTTATTCGTAAACATCCAGCATGCCGGACTGACCTTCGCGATCACGGGCCCGTGGGAAAAAGCCCGGCAGGAACAGCCCAACCAGGAACAGCTGTCTGAGTCCAAATAGGATTGAGTTAATCGACAGAGTGATCCTTGTTTCTTCCGGAATTATCCATAGCGCGCAGAGGATGGCAGAACCGTCGAGGGCCTTACATAATTTAGGGAATTAATTGTAACACAAAAAGCCGGGGAGGATATACGGACAGCAAATAGAATTCCAAAAAAAAATGATTGCAACCAAATTATTTAAAGAGTTTTTTGATAGTGAGAAAGCCGGTGGTCTTGTATTAATAGCCTGCACTGCTTTATCATTAATACTTGCCAACTCCAGTCTAAGTGCCGGTTATCAAAATTTTTGGCATACTGAATTTCAGGGACACAGTATTGAGCATTGGATAAATGACGGTCTGATGACCATTTTCTTTTTGCTCATCGGCCTCGAGTTGGAAAGGGAAATATACAAGGGCGAACTTTCCAAGATTAAAGATGCTTTGTTACCAATATTCGGTGCAATAGGTGGATTATTGTTACCGGCAGCAATCTTTATGTTTTTCAATTATGGGACCGATACACAATCAGGTGCAGGAATACCTATGGCAACTGACATTGCTTTTGCTTTAGGGGCATTATCCCTATTGGGCAGCAGAATACCCACCTCTTTAAAAGTATTCCTAACGGCATTAGCTATAATAGATGACCTGGGAGCCATTTTAATCATTGCCATATTTTATACGAAATCCTTACTCTGGTCTAATCTATTAATTACACTGGGAATTTTCGTTTTGCTTCTGGTATTGAACAAATTGAAAATAAAAAGCCTAATTCCCTATTTGTTAGGGGGCGTGGCTATGTGGTACTTTTTACTGAACTCAGGTGTTCATGCAACCATTACCGGCGTGTTGCTTGCATTTACTATCCCATTCGGAGAAGGTGATGAAAAGTCAACATCCTCCATTTTACAGCACTTTTTACACAAACCCGTTGCATTTATTATTCTGCCCATATTTGCTTTGGCCAACACGGCTATTTTATTTAATGGAAACATCATCGAGACATTGACCAATCCCAACAGCCTGGGCATTGCACTGGGGTTAATTGTTGGCAAGCCTGTAGGTATTTTTGTTGCGACATTCCTGGCAGTGCGGTTTGGCTTTAGCAAGCTCCCGACCGATTTAAACTGGAAATCAATTTTAAGCGTTGGATTATTGGCTGGAATTGGATTTACAATGTCAATTTTTATAACCTTACTTGCCTTTGATAACGAGGTAATCATTAACAATTCAAAACTGGTCATATTAATTTCGTCACTGACAGCAGGACTATTAGGTTTGCTTTCCCTGAGGGTAACCTTTAAAAGTAAAACTGAATAGTCAGAATTTTGGGCTGGAATAGCAATAACCACAAAGCAAAAAGGAGCAGAATATATGCTAATGCTTTCTATCTGTTGCTTTATGGCGTCGTATCACCACTGACCTAAACCGTCACGACTCATCCGTCTGGCTCATCAGTCTCCGGATCACCCTTTGGGGAATATTCGTCTGCATGCGTTTTTCCATCTCCTGATATTCCGGCTCTAACACATCTTCGACCGGTTGGTTTTGTTCGATGTAGTCAAAGTCAAGGTCGTCGTATCGATACAGATGCCAGTCGCCGCCATAATATTCCAGGGCAGTGAGGTTTTCCAGCCAGTCGCCGGAATTCAGGTAATTGATCTTACGGCCCTTTACTTCGACTTCCCGCATGGACGGCTGATGGATGTGTCCGCAGATGACAGTGTCAACGCCGCGGTCCGCACCGTAGTTGATGGCCAGCATCTCAAAGTCCTGGATGTATTTGACAGCCTTTTTGACCCGCGCTTTCACCTGATGAGCGAACGAGAGATTCGCCAGACCAAACCGCTGACGGATCCGGTTGATGACCCGGTTAATACGGATCAGGAAGTCATAGCCCTTTCCGCCCAGTTTGGCCAGCCAGGGTGAGTACATAACCGAAGCATCAAAAACGTCGCCGTGGAAAAACAGGTGTTTCTTACCATTGAGGTGTAGTTCCAGCTGATTGCGCAGACTGATGGAGCCTGTGGTAAAATCGGCAAAACGGCGCAGTACATCATCGTGGTTCCCGGTGAGGTAGTAGATCTTGGTACCATTCAGGGCCTTCTTCAGTAGTGTATTGATCACCAGCATGTGCGACTTGGGGAAGTACTTTTTATTGAACTGCCAGATATCAATGATGTCACCATTGAGGATGAGGATACCCGGATCGATGCTCTTCAGGTAGCGGATCAGTTCCGGAGCATGGCTGCCATAGGTACCCAGGTGCACATCGGATATAACCGCAATTTCAAGCTTTCTTTTCATGTATAGATTAATCAAAAAATCAAGTGTAAAATTGCACGATGTATATTAACTCTGTGTTAATTCTGCATTATCAAAAAATGAAAGTTAACCAGTTGATAAAAAATTATTTACAAATTATAACAATATAATATATAAATATTTTGTGCGCATTGACTGGCTGACTATCAGCTCTTTCGGAACCCTTTTACCCGGAATCAGCCTCTTGCGTAATCCAGTAAACATCACGAATCACGACAAATGCTTACCGGCGCCGGAATGCCGGACCCACCGGCCCGATGTTGCCAGGTTACACGACTTTTACCATGTTCAACGCGTCTGTTAATCTTAGTAACATTTAGAAATTTTTTAATACAAAACGAACTGATTTAAAGTATATTTGACGCCATGTGTCGCTAAATTGATACCGAAGTGAGAATCGTTAGGAAACACGGATATTTCGTCAAATCGTTGATTTTTCTTCTTTTCCCTGCCTTTCTCGTGGCCCAGCAGACGGCAGGCACAAGGAAGGCTCCTGAACTCTTGCTGGCCTTAGGCACCGGTCAATCATCAGGACACATCGCCACCCTCTACGTCAAAAATGAAGCCTCAGAACCGGTAGTTCTTCATCCTGCCTCCTATTATGTTCCGGCTCACCACGGGTACCAGAGCTATGTGGGATATCTGCCCGAAGCTCTTACCATTGGTCCTGATACGGTCCAGTCCATCCCGCTCTATGGCTACTGCACAGACGTACACCGGGCACCT harbors:
- a CDS encoding superoxide dismutase; this translates as MSFKLPDLPYAFDALEPNIDARTMEIHHDKHHAGYTNNLNNAIAGGPLEGKSIEEILAHVSGHSAAVRNNGGGFYNHSLFWTVMSPNGGGEPTGALADAIQKHIGTFAEFKDAFSRAAATQFGSGWAWLLVDKAGHLAVTNTPNQDNPLMDVTNVQGTPILGLDVWEHAYYLNYQNRRPDYISAFFNVINWGEVARRYDAAKK
- a CDS encoding S9 family peptidase, which translates into the protein MRLRRITTYPTLISFVLTIIGAMTTLSAQTEKKAMDWTVWGTWNQIEQVSVGTNGEWMIYKLVPGQGNATLIAYNTKDQSEFRYPRVKKVALSYDGKTAAFIQTQDWDAHRDMERKKVKDDAFPPDTLVILSLNSQFKKRIPNVKNFEAPDKWGGFIAYQRYDSKDRKRKDLTLYLYDTKDESTDSIANVTQYTLAEETPFLAAVVDGPDSLNTDGIVHYDTELHQRRTILQAKGKYSQLVLHRLGRQGAVILDADTTKAAIRPYELIYWSGTLANPTIVHSQTEVPEPTTLPLISADYKPRFSDDGTKLFFGTRTEPILQDTAILDDEVVSVEVWSYNEGKLYTQQEVDLEDEKKRSYLAMVDLLSGKVMQVADLKAPEARLNSTANARYAVVMDPSPYAELVSWEGDEYKDIYVRDLSSGLLQPVAKKIAGFPQLSPGGQFITWYNDPDSAWFSYHITAQNLVEITTNDSVRYYQEIHDEPSHPGSYGIAGWAKDDEALFLYDRFDLWQIDPRGRAKPVRLTNGREQKMRYRYLRLDPEEKFLPTLGPWWFETFDETTKHGGYARLDTWQPLSPMRSIIQDSFAFDGLRVAEKAPVYFFTKENFKTFPDLWMTTDWTHYQRISNANPQQSMYRWGDISLYHWYSDDGELLEGMLVKPEGFDPTKQYPMIVNFYEKSSDGLMQYRTIDPNRSQIVYPYYASKGYVIFNPNIPYKIGYPGESAFNAVMSGITSLLNTGFIDPNRVGVQGHSWGGYQIAQMITRTKLFRCAESGAPVVNMFSAYGGIRWGSGMSREFQYEHTQSRIGGTIWDYPLRFLENSPLFFLDKIETPVLILHNDNDSAVPWYQGIEFFTGLRRLNKPAWLLNYNGEPHWPLKWQNRVDFQHRMSQFFDHYLQDGPVPLWMQQGVPAIEKGINQRFETSAGDDKH
- a CDS encoding DUF839 domain-containing protein, encoding MANNRRTFIKQAAQLAIGFAGLETLLNQWMDGCTQLEQLPNFIYPYGPLRTDTRGVLSLPNGFRYEIISRAGQRMSDGFFTPDKADGMATFRGPDGTVIVIRNHELMPNDQGPYGVGNRQYDRLTPSQVYDSGASGTVCQGGTTTLVYDEEKEKVVESYLSLAGTLRNCAGGPTPWNSWITCEEVVVNANEKLMQDHGYNFEVPASREVHLAEPFPLKAMGRFNHEAICVDPDTGIVYETEDRHDGLIYRFLPDEPGNLRAGGRLQALKFKEHSSFDIRNWEGEPIPVGTTFSVEWIDMDEVESPNDDLRARGSMLGAVKFARGEGMWFGADGLVYWACTNGGKEQLGQLFRYHPSPYEGTSREAEDPGQLVLMLEPNDARILKNADNLTMAPWGDLIICEDNEAPRIVGVTPEGKVYHLAENIGYASEFAGCTFSPSGKTLFVNIQHAGLTFAITGPWEKARQEQPNQEQLSESK
- the nhaA gene encoding Na+/H+ antiporter NhaA, with protein sequence MIATKLFKEFFDSEKAGGLVLIACTALSLILANSSLSAGYQNFWHTEFQGHSIEHWINDGLMTIFFLLIGLELEREIYKGELSKIKDALLPIFGAIGGLLLPAAIFMFFNYGTDTQSGAGIPMATDIAFALGALSLLGSRIPTSLKVFLTALAIIDDLGAILIIAIFYTKSLLWSNLLITLGIFVLLLVLNKLKIKSLIPYLLGGVAMWYFLLNSGVHATITGVLLAFTIPFGEGDEKSTSSILQHFLHKPVAFIILPIFALANTAILFNGNIIETLTNPNSLGIALGLIVGKPVGIFVATFLAVRFGFSKLPTDLNWKSILSVGLLAGIGFTMSIFITLLAFDNEVIINNSKLVILISSLTAGLLGLLSLRVTFKSKTE
- a CDS encoding UDP-2,3-diacylglucosamine diphosphatase, which encodes MKRKLEIAVISDVHLGTYGSHAPELIRYLKSIDPGILILNGDIIDIWQFNKKYFPKSHMLVINTLLKKALNGTKIYYLTGNHDDVLRRFADFTTGSISLRNQLELHLNGKKHLFFHGDVFDASVMYSPWLAKLGGKGYDFLIRINRVINRIRQRFGLANLSFAHQVKARVKKAVKYIQDFEMLAINYGADRGVDTVICGHIHQPSMREVEVKGRKINYLNSGDWLENLTALEYYGGDWHLYRYDDLDFDYIEQNQPVEDVLEPEYQEMEKRMQTNIPQRVIRRLMSQTDES